One Flavobacterium cerinum genomic window, GGAATATCTTCATTAGACGAAAGAATGGCTGCCACAACAGCTAAGTCTATCGCAGGATCATCTACCGATATACCGCCGGTTACATTCAGGAAAACGTCTTTAGCACCCAGGCGGAAACCGGCACGTTTTTCCAATACAGCCAAAATCATATTAAGTCGTTTGGCATTGTATCCGGTCGTGCTTCTTTGTGGTGTTCCATATACGGCCGTACTGACCAAAGCTTGAATTTCGATCATTAACGGACGCATCCCTTCGAGAGTAGTTGCAATTGCAGTACCGGACAATTCTTCTTCTTTATGAGAAATCAGAATTTCCGATGGATTGGCTACTTCGCGCAATCCGCTGCCTTGCATTTCGTAAATACCTAATTCGGCAGTAGATCCGAAACGGTTTTTAAGCGAACGAAGAATACGGTAAATGTGATTCCGGTCGCCTTCAAACTGTAAAACGGTATCTACCATATGTTCCAGAATTTTCGGACCGGCAATATTACCGTCTTTAGTAATATGGCCGATTAAGATAACCGGAACATTGGTTTCTTTTGCATATTTGATCAGCTCGGCTGTACATTCCCGTATCTGAGAGATGCTTCCGGCTGATGATTCTATATAATCGGTGTGCAGTGTTTGTATCGAATCGATGATAACGATTTCCGGTTCGATGACTTCAATCTGCCTGAAAATATTCTGTGTTTTGGTCTCCGTCAGAATGTAACAATTGTCGCTGTTGGCTGTGATCCGTTCCGCTCGCATTTTAATCTGCTTCTGACTTTCCTCACCGGAAACATACAACGTTTTGTAAGGAAGTTTTAGTGAGATTTGTAATAACAGCGTACTTTTTCCGATGCCGGGTTCGCCACCCAGTAAAGTTAACGAACCGGGAACCAGACCACCGCCTAAAACACGGTTCAGTTCACCGTCGGTCGTGTCCATTCGGATTTCTTCAGCCGAATCGATTTCTTTTATTTTTAAAGGCTTGGAGGCTTTTTTAACCTCAACAGAACTGGCTTTCCAGGCAACCTTTTCTTCTTTCTGAATAATTTCTTCCACAATTGTATTCCATTCTTTGCAGGCGTTACATTGGCCTTGCCATTTGGAATATTGTGTGCCGCAACTTTGGCAGAAGAAGGTTGTTTTTAATTTGATAGCCATTTCGGATGTATTCGCTTTTTAAATTATTATCTTGATTTTACGGCATCGGCTCTTTCCAGCATTCCGTCTTTGGTTAGGTCGCCGATCGGTTCCATGTTGAAAGCACTCATATACGCCTTGTGCGCTTTTTTGAAATCATTCGTGTTTTCATAATATAACCCTTTTTCGTATTCGCTGATCATGCTTTTAGGGTAGTTCTTTTTGGCAACTTCCGAAAGCGTTAGTAGCTCTTCGTAGTTTTTATTTTTTAGGATGGCTGCTTCAATAGCCTTGAAATCATTTAAACGAACGGTTGGTTTGTAACCTAATTTCTTTTCCAGGTTGGTGTATTTGTCAATTAAATACTGCGTATGACCTGTTGGTAATTTAGCAATTTTTTCCTGAAATTCAATGGTAGAAATCGGCTGATATCCGTCAAAAATATGGTACATGGCATTTGGAA contains:
- the radA gene encoding DNA repair protein RadA → MAIKLKTTFFCQSCGTQYSKWQGQCNACKEWNTIVEEIIQKEEKVAWKASSVEVKKASKPLKIKEIDSAEEIRMDTTDGELNRVLGGGLVPGSLTLLGGEPGIGKSTLLLQISLKLPYKTLYVSGEESQKQIKMRAERITANSDNCYILTETKTQNIFRQIEVIEPEIVIIDSIQTLHTDYIESSAGSISQIRECTAELIKYAKETNVPVILIGHITKDGNIAGPKILEHMVDTVLQFEGDRNHIYRILRSLKNRFGSTAELGIYEMQGSGLREVANPSEILISHKEEELSGTAIATTLEGMRPLMIEIQALVSTAVYGTPQRSTTGYNAKRLNMILAVLEKRAGFRLGAKDVFLNVTGGISVDDPAIDLAVVAAILSSNEDIPVGKDYCFAGEVGLSGEIRPVNRVEQRIQEAEKLGFGTIFISKYNKVALKNTQIHIKMVSKIEDVVSELFG